A genome region from Thalassotalea euphylliae includes the following:
- a CDS encoding TonB-dependent receptor, with amino-acid sequence MNISNSKLNKLGLAVATALSITALPTQAFAAEAADDESEIERITVTSQKRVERLSEIPVAVSVLRSDQIDNTFTAGFEGLQTLVPSVSFRKGTTTRNSAITVRGIGTISFSVAAEPSVSTVVDGVVLGRSGQAFTDLYDLERIEVLRGPQGTLFGKNASAGVVNITTKRPTGETEGMVEATLLQDNEYRLKAKIEGAITDNVNASLVATKSAFDGNIFNVYNNEQVNGYDKEGMRLMVDAEISNKTNMLFIFETMDADDDCCADIEGLPSGRNPASEAAPNSDGIVNGVADLDLDQRRVDHDFESRTIDEHTAFSMQLEHEFGDYTFTSITAYREWENTEFREGDFTSIAGESTEPVFGVPFQLHDIGPQSWDQFSQEFRLTSPVGQPLEWLVGAFFWQKDSERNFTRDASCQNNNGQLASEIGFYLENELGVANPSEQDVADFISQEGITCNANDIVSATAFMRTEFNNWAVFGDGRYHVSEDFRLLFGLRYTDDEVEFMHNRISNDVYGRRGVGVRPASENTNFDGKTTETNTSVKLGAQYDLGDMGMVYATYAQGYKGPGFNVFYNMAEKDTAAIGDEVSDSYELGYKYAMGNLMVNAAIFSTDIEGFQANNFDNSSGVTITRLTNAGDVSTQGFEIDFLWQATDQLSLSGGLASVDAEIDEFFCPDGEACTDRSGLDVPFSPDLKYNLTADYVWEMDDMEVLLNASYIYTDEQFATLPNNNGEFNPAVLLPDYGILNASVALSFNDDAYRVTFIGKNLTDESFFTTYSGDSFRYQVLRDADRHFGVQFRANF; translated from the coding sequence ATGAACATAAGCAACAGCAAGCTAAACAAGTTAGGCTTGGCGGTAGCAACTGCCTTGTCAATAACAGCCTTACCAACCCAAGCTTTCGCTGCCGAAGCGGCAGATGACGAAAGTGAAATCGAACGTATTACGGTCACATCACAAAAGCGTGTAGAGCGGCTATCGGAAATTCCGGTTGCTGTTTCGGTATTGCGCAGTGATCAAATCGACAACACCTTTACCGCTGGCTTTGAGGGGCTACAAACCTTAGTGCCTTCTGTCAGTTTTAGAAAAGGTACCACAACGCGAAACTCGGCAATCACGGTACGCGGCATCGGTACCATTTCATTTAGTGTAGCCGCTGAACCTAGCGTTTCAACGGTGGTTGATGGCGTGGTATTGGGGCGTTCAGGCCAAGCATTTACTGATTTATACGATTTAGAGCGCATCGAAGTCTTACGTGGCCCTCAAGGTACACTGTTTGGTAAAAACGCGTCAGCGGGTGTGGTTAACATTACCACTAAACGACCAACTGGCGAGACTGAAGGTATGGTTGAAGCAACCTTGTTGCAAGACAACGAATATCGTTTAAAGGCAAAAATTGAGGGGGCAATCACAGACAATGTTAATGCCAGCCTAGTCGCGACTAAATCGGCATTTGATGGCAACATATTTAACGTTTACAACAATGAGCAAGTAAACGGCTATGACAAAGAAGGCATGCGCCTGATGGTTGATGCTGAGATCAGCAACAAAACGAACATGTTGTTTATCTTCGAGACCATGGATGCTGACGACGATTGTTGTGCCGATATTGAAGGCTTGCCAAGCGGCCGCAACCCAGCGTCAGAAGCCGCGCCTAACAGTGATGGGATTGTTAACGGTGTTGCCGATTTAGACCTAGACCAACGCCGAGTAGATCACGATTTTGAATCCCGCACGATTGACGAGCATACCGCCTTTTCAATGCAATTAGAGCATGAATTTGGCGACTATACGTTTACTTCAATCACCGCGTATCGCGAGTGGGAAAACACCGAATTTCGAGAAGGTGACTTTACCTCTATTGCAGGTGAGTCAACTGAGCCTGTCTTTGGCGTGCCATTTCAACTGCACGATATTGGCCCACAAAGTTGGGATCAGTTCTCACAAGAATTTCGGTTAACGTCGCCCGTTGGCCAGCCGCTGGAATGGTTAGTTGGCGCCTTTTTCTGGCAAAAAGACTCCGAGCGTAATTTTACCCGGGATGCCAGCTGTCAAAATAACAATGGTCAACTGGCCAGTGAAATAGGCTTTTATCTTGAAAATGAGCTTGGTGTAGCGAACCCAAGTGAGCAAGATGTTGCCGACTTTATTAGCCAAGAAGGCATTACCTGTAACGCCAATGATATTGTTAGCGCCACTGCCTTTATGCGCACCGAGTTTAACAACTGGGCGGTGTTTGGTGATGGTCGCTATCATGTCAGTGAAGATTTCCGCTTGTTGTTTGGTTTGCGTTATACCGATGATGAAGTGGAGTTTATGCATAACCGCATCAGTAACGACGTTTATGGCCGCCGCGGTGTTGGTGTTCGTCCGGCCAGTGAAAATACTAATTTTGATGGTAAAACCACAGAAACCAATACTTCGGTTAAGTTAGGTGCACAGTATGACCTTGGCGACATGGGCATGGTGTACGCAACCTATGCGCAAGGCTATAAAGGCCCCGGTTTTAATGTCTTCTACAATATGGCAGAAAAAGATACAGCAGCCATTGGCGATGAAGTTTCTGATTCGTATGAGCTTGGTTACAAGTACGCGATGGGCAACTTAATGGTTAATGCTGCGATTTTCAGTACTGACATTGAGGGCTTTCAAGCCAATAACTTTGATAACTCATCAGGGGTGACGATTACCCGTTTGACTAACGCGGGCGATGTGAGCACTCAAGGTTTTGAAATTGATTTTCTATGGCAGGCAACTGATCAACTTAGCTTGTCTGGCGGCTTAGCGAGTGTCGATGCCGAAATTGATGAGTTTTTCTGTCCTGATGGCGAAGCCTGTACCGATCGTTCTGGCCTAGATGTGCCATTTTCGCCTGATTTGAAATACAACCTAACTGCGGATTATGTGTGGGAAATGGACGATATGGAAGTATTGCTCAATGCTTCATATATCTATACTGATGAGCAGTTTGCAACCTTGCCAAACAATAATGGTGAATTTAATCCTGCCGTATTGCTACCTGACTATGGCATTTTGAATGCAAGTGTTGCCTTGTCATTTAATGACGATGCGTACCGCGTTACCTTTATCGGTAAAAACTTAACGGATGAAAGCTTCTTTACTACCTACAGTGGCGATAGCTTCCGTTATCAAGTGCTGCGTGATGCGGATCGCCATTTTGGTGTCCAGTTTAGAGCAAATTTCTAA